The bacterium DNA window CTGTGGGAGTGGATCGGGGAGATGAGGTCATTACCACTCCTTTTACCTTTATTGCCACGGCTGAGGCCATCTCGCATCTGGGAGCGCGTCCGGTATTTGTGGATATCGATCCCAGGACCTATAATCTTGATCCAGCACAGATCCGGGCCAGGATATCCAAAAAGACTAAAGCTATTCTCCCTGTTCACCTCTATGGGCAGCCAGCGGACATGGACCCTGTTCTGGACATCGCCCGGGAGTTTAACCTTAAAGTCATCGAGGATTGCGCCCAGGCTATCGGTGCGGAATATAAGGGAAGGAAGGTCGGATCTCTGGGAGATGCAGGCTGTTTGAGCTTTTTCCCAAGCAAAAATCTTGGCTGCTACGGGGACGGCGGCATGGTTCTGACCAGTGATGAGGAGATCGCAACCAAAGTTCAGCAGCTTCGCAACCACGGCAGTGAGCAGAAGTATGTGCATTCCATGCTGGGATTCAATAGCCGCCTGGATGAATTGCAGGCAGCTATCTTGCGGGTAAAGCTCCACGAGGTGGACCAAAACCGCAGGCTGCGCAATGAAAAGGTTGAAGAGTATAACCATTTTCTGCATGATAAAGTCATTACCCCTTATCAGGCTGAATTTGCACTCCATGTCTATAATCAATATACCATCAGGGTCCAGCACCGGTCGGAAATTCAGGAAGGACTGAAGGCCAAGGGGGTGGCCACAGCAGTCCACTATCCGATCCCTCTGCACAAGCAGCAGGTTTATCACTGGTTAAACTATGCGGATGACGATCTGCCCGAAAGTGTTGCTGCCAGCAGGGAGGTGTTATCACTTCCCATCTTTCCGGACATGACGTCAGAGCAGATTGCCTACGTTTGTCAAAGCCTGGAGGAGTTGCTATAGCCCCATCCCCTTCGTCGGTTATTCTTATGGTGGCCGGTGAGGCTTCCGGTGACCTGCATGGCGGAAACCTTGCCAGGGAGATTCTGGTCCGCCAGCCCGGGGCGCAGATTTTTGGCATCGGCGGGGCCAGAATGCAGGAGGCCGGGGTTCACCTGCTTCACAGCATTGACGATCTGGCTGTGGTCGGCATCTTTGAAGTGGTGCTCCACTGGCGGGCTATCCGGCAGACTTTTCGTTCTCTCTGTCAATTCATCCGGGAGAAGCGTCCCGATCTGGTGATCCTGATCGACTATCCTGATTTCAACCTCCGCCTGGCCAAAATAGCCAGACGTGAGCACATCAAGGTGCTTTACTACATCAGCCCCCAGGTGTGGGCCTGGCGGAGCTGGCGGATCAAAACCATTGCCCGGAACGTAAATACCCTGCTGGTGGTGTTTCCCTTCGAGATTCCCCTTTACCAGGGCAGCGGGCTGGATGTGCGGTTCATCGGCCATCCGCTGATGGACATCGTTCAGGCAGAGGCCGCCTGCCGGGCAGAAGCCGCCTGC harbors:
- a CDS encoding DegT/DnrJ/EryC1/StrS family aminotransferase, whose amino-acid sequence is MFVPMVDLVGEYRRLREPIQKAIQWVLESGRFILGPNVEALEAEMAAYITTRYAIGVASGTDALLLALTAVGVDRGDEVITTPFTFIATAEAISHLGARPVFVDIDPRTYNLDPAQIRARISKKTKAILPVHLYGQPADMDPVLDIAREFNLKVIEDCAQAIGAEYKGRKVGSLGDAGCLSFFPSKNLGCYGDGGMVLTSDEEIATKVQQLRNHGSEQKYVHSMLGFNSRLDELQAAILRVKLHEVDQNRRLRNEKVEEYNHFLHDKVITPYQAEFALHVYNQYTIRVQHRSEIQEGLKAKGVATAVHYPIPLHKQQVYHWLNYADDDLPESVAASREVLSLPIFPDMTSEQIAYVCQSLEELL